A part of bacterium genomic DNA contains:
- a CDS encoding cupin domain-containing protein: MQEVTHLLDSIQYNPDAVVSKTLVKKPTGTITLFAFDQGQELSEHSAPFDAMVQVLDGEVELLIGGESVIAHANEFVVMPANIPHAVKAKSRFKMLLTMIRGAA, encoded by the coding sequence ATGCAAGAAGTTACTCATTTGCTGGATTCCATCCAGTATAATCCCGATGCCGTCGTCAGCAAGACGCTCGTCAAGAAACCGACCGGCACAATCACACTGTTCGCCTTTGATCAAGGACAGGAGCTCTCGGAGCATTCCGCTCCGTTCGATGCGATGGTGCAGGTCCTTGACGGCGAAGTCGAGCTCTTAATCGGCGGCGAGTCCGTCATCGCACACGCCAACGAATTCGTTGTTATGCCTGCCAATATCCCCCATGCGGTCAAAGCGAAATCCAGATTCAAAATGCTTCTGACGATGATTCGCGGCGCGGCGTAA
- a CDS encoding DMT family protein: MLQTTLLTVGLLLASNIFMTFAWYGHLKFREYPLWLVVLASWGIAFFEYCLQVPANRWGYHHFSGAQLKTMQEVITLTVFCFFSVWYLKEPVTLKMLSGFGLILAGAALIFHK, encoded by the coding sequence ATGCTGCAAACGACTCTCCTAACTGTTGGGCTGCTGCTGGCCTCAAATATCTTCATGACGTTTGCATGGTACGGTCATCTGAAGTTTCGTGAGTATCCACTTTGGCTTGTGGTGCTGGCCAGTTGGGGAATCGCATTTTTCGAATACTGTTTGCAGGTTCCCGCGAATCGCTGGGGCTATCATCACTTCTCCGGAGCGCAACTCAAGACGATGCAGGAAGTCATCACGCTGACGGTGTTTTGCTTCTTCTCCGTTTGGTATCTCAAAGAGCCTGTAACGCTCAAGATGCTTTCAGGTTTCGGGCTGATCTTAGCGGGCGCAGCATTGATATTCCACAAGTAG
- a CDS encoding glycosyltransferase produces the protein MKLSGWTQVGESGFTPDFPMNELNDVTLFAAGPANESNNVVRLTSDAANFAACMNEAARRAQSGLLMFLPADLCALAQGWKETLITAAAAHPGGRFFYGDYLWRDEKGDSPQPVRQDLGDITEREDWGPAWAVNVDWLLASGGLDEQHYKAAFYDLLLKSWGKNTRIHIGGALAVVPTPQTDATEQAKKSKLFYPGRGALGGFSYLFMDKETEHHTEQVFYNFLKREHAWLEGERTNTPPAGPTTDGVRVSVVTPVYNRAKFIGRAIESVQAADISDWEYIIVDNGSTDNTRQVVREYMAHDPRIRLIENDRNIISVSLNLGVRAARGKYIAQLDSDDEHLPHTLRTMAEHLDSNPTWGLAISYYELMDVDGNTLPDLGVIKHEQYNRNNILRRDGAGALRCWHRSVILEFGGFDEGELGHYGEDYDLVLKCGEKYEVGRVHKVCYRYRRHDDNTDVLRSGEMKIRNKTLARLRALERRRKLNGH, from the coding sequence ATGAAACTTTCCGGCTGGACACAGGTCGGGGAGTCCGGATTCACTCCGGATTTCCCCATGAATGAACTGAACGACGTTACATTATTTGCCGCCGGGCCGGCCAACGAGTCGAACAACGTCGTGCGATTGACGTCGGACGCGGCGAATTTCGCGGCCTGCATGAACGAAGCGGCGCGGCGCGCACAAAGCGGTCTGCTGATGTTTCTTCCGGCAGACTTGTGCGCATTGGCACAGGGCTGGAAAGAAACCTTGATTACAGCCGCAGCCGCGCACCCTGGCGGACGATTTTTTTACGGTGACTACTTGTGGCGCGACGAAAAAGGCGATTCGCCGCAACCAGTGCGTCAGGACTTAGGCGATATCACCGAACGCGAAGACTGGGGTCCGGCGTGGGCAGTCAACGTAGATTGGCTGCTTGCGAGCGGCGGTCTTGACGAACAGCACTACAAAGCGGCGTTCTACGATTTGCTGCTAAAGAGCTGGGGCAAGAACACCCGGATTCACATCGGCGGCGCGCTTGCGGTCGTTCCAACTCCGCAGACAGATGCCACGGAACAGGCAAAGAAATCGAAGTTATTCTATCCGGGACGCGGCGCGCTGGGCGGGTTTTCGTATTTGTTCATGGACAAGGAAACGGAACACCACACAGAGCAAGTATTCTACAATTTTCTGAAGCGCGAGCACGCGTGGCTTGAGGGCGAGAGAACAAACACGCCTCCGGCAGGTCCGACAACGGACGGAGTGCGGGTTTCGGTGGTGACGCCCGTGTATAACCGCGCCAAGTTTATTGGGAGGGCGATAGAGTCGGTACAGGCGGCGGACATTTCCGACTGGGAATACATCATCGTAGACAACGGCTCGACCGACAACACGCGTCAGGTTGTCCGTGAATACATGGCCCACGACCCGCGCATCCGGTTAATAGAGAACGACCGCAATATCATTTCGGTTTCATTAAATCTTGGCGTGCGCGCCGCGCGAGGCAAGTACATCGCCCAGCTTGACAGCGACGACGAGCATCTGCCGCACACGCTGCGGACCATGGCCGAACATTTGGACAGCAACCCGACATGGGGGCTTGCCATCAGTTACTATGAGTTAATGGACGTTGACGGCAACACACTGCCGGACCTTGGCGTCATCAAGCACGAGCAATACAACCGGAACAACATTTTGCGGCGTGACGGCGCGGGCGCTCTGCGCTGCTGGCATCGCAGCGTGATACTCGAATTCGGCGGATTTGACGAGGGCGAACTCGGCCATTACGGCGAGGATTACGACCTTGTGCTGAAATGCGGAGAGAAGTACGAAGTCGGCCGTGTTCATAAGGTTTGCTATCGCTATCGCCGGCATGACGACAACACGGACGTGCTGCGCTCAGGCGAAATGAAAATCAGGAACAAGACACTGGCGCGGCTGCGGGCGCTGGAGCGCAGAAGAAAACTAAACGGTCACTGA
- a CDS encoding VOC family protein, translated as MNSRPIDAGVKIGHVHLKVSDLDRALEFYCGVLGFELVQKMGTQAAFISAGGYHHHIGLNTWHSKDAPPPPLHHTGLYHVAIVYPSRYALADALKRLLDAKIPLDGAADHGVSEALYLHDPDHNGIELYWDRPEVEWPRDPDRKLRMVTEPLDLEDLLSELE; from the coding sequence ATGAACTCCCGTCCGATTGATGCAGGAGTCAAAATCGGACACGTACATCTAAAGGTGTCTGACCTCGACCGTGCGCTGGAATTCTACTGCGGTGTGCTCGGTTTCGAACTCGTGCAGAAAATGGGAACCCAAGCCGCCTTCATTTCCGCCGGCGGGTATCATCACCACATCGGGCTAAATACGTGGCACAGCAAAGACGCACCTCCGCCTCCGCTGCATCATACCGGCCTCTATCATGTCGCGATTGTCTATCCGTCTCGTTATGCTCTTGCCGATGCGCTCAAGCGTCTGTTGGATGCGAAAATACCGCTCGACGGCGCGGCTGACCACGGTGTCAGCGAAGCCCTCTATTTGCATGACCCCGACCACAACGGCATCGAACTCTATTGGGACAGACCAGAAGTCGAGTGGCCGCGGGACCCCGACCGCAAACTCAGGATGGTCACCGAACCGCTCGACCTGGAAGATTTGTTAAGCGAACTTGAATAG
- a CDS encoding aconitate hydratase, translating into MIRVESTPEFVAEAYRKMDERIAVIRKKLGRPLTLAEKHIFGHLDDPHTEDLQPGRSYLQLRPDRVAMQDATAQMALLQFMSAGLKSVAVPTTVHCDHLIQARVGASEDLKNAVVTNKEVYDFLRTVSQKYNIGFWKPGAGIIHQVVLEQYAFPGGMMIGTDSHTPNAGGLAMFASGVGGADAVDVMAGLPWEVLFPQRIGVHLTGKMNGWASAKDIILVVLGILTVKGGTNAVIEYFGEGAESISATGKGTICNMGAELGATTSVFPYDAAMERYLRATERGALADLANRNKNLITLDAEVVKSPEKYFDRVIEIDLNKLEPYVVGPHSPDAARPISQLKSAAKDNGWPEKLTNALIGSCTNSSYEDICRAAEVADQAIALGKKAAINLYVTPGSEQVFQTIKRDGQMQRLEKIGATVLANACGPCIGQWKRDDISGDEVNSIISSYNRNFPGRNDGSPNTLSFLTSPEITVAYALAGTLDFDPMSDVVPGLGVKLAPPSPAPELPPSGYIKDTEGYLAPATGNVEVIVDPKSERLQVLTPFEPWNGKDYLDLPLLLKAKGKCTTDHISPAGKWLKFRGHLDNISNNMFSGAINAFDGERGVITHPLTGAKKVEVSKAARDIKAAGSKWIVVGDENYGEGSSREHAAMSPRLLGCAAVITRSFARIHQSNLKKQGILPLTFQNPADYDKIQEGDKLSLLDLANLAPGKPVKLVVKHGNGTSDEMMLDHTLNSEQIAWFRAGSALNLLRDKAK; encoded by the coding sequence ATGATTCGCGTTGAATCAACGCCCGAGTTTGTCGCCGAAGCATACCGCAAAATGGATGAGCGGATCGCCGTCATTCGCAAAAAACTCGGACGCCCGCTGACTTTGGCTGAAAAACACATCTTCGGACATCTCGATGACCCGCATACTGAAGACCTGCAGCCCGGCAGGTCTTATTTGCAACTACGTCCCGACCGTGTGGCCATGCAAGACGCCACCGCGCAAATGGCCCTTCTCCAATTCATGTCCGCAGGACTCAAGAGCGTAGCCGTTCCTACCACAGTCCACTGCGACCATTTGATTCAAGCTCGAGTCGGCGCATCCGAAGACCTGAAAAACGCGGTCGTAACCAACAAGGAAGTCTACGACTTCCTGCGCACCGTTTCACAAAAATACAACATCGGTTTCTGGAAGCCCGGTGCCGGAATCATTCATCAGGTTGTGCTCGAACAGTATGCTTTCCCCGGCGGAATGATGATTGGCACCGACTCACATACCCCCAATGCCGGCGGACTGGCCATGTTCGCGTCTGGTGTCGGAGGAGCGGACGCTGTAGACGTCATGGCCGGACTGCCGTGGGAAGTGCTCTTCCCGCAGCGCATCGGTGTGCACCTGACCGGAAAAATGAACGGTTGGGCTTCGGCCAAGGATATCATTCTGGTTGTTCTCGGCATACTCACGGTCAAAGGCGGCACAAACGCGGTCATCGAGTATTTCGGCGAAGGGGCCGAATCAATCTCCGCAACCGGCAAGGGTACCATCTGTAACATGGGCGCGGAACTCGGCGCGACCACGTCCGTATTCCCCTATGACGCCGCTATGGAACGATACCTGCGTGCGACGGAGCGCGGAGCATTGGCCGACTTGGCCAACAGAAACAAGAATCTTATCACTCTCGATGCGGAAGTCGTTAAGTCGCCCGAAAAATACTTCGACCGTGTCATCGAAATAGATTTGAACAAGCTTGAGCCTTATGTAGTCGGCCCGCATTCTCCTGATGCCGCCCGTCCGATTTCGCAATTGAAATCCGCCGCGAAAGACAATGGCTGGCCGGAAAAATTGACCAATGCCTTAATCGGATCCTGCACGAATTCCTCCTATGAAGACATCTGCCGTGCCGCAGAAGTAGCTGATCAGGCCATCGCTCTCGGAAAGAAGGCCGCCATCAATCTCTATGTGACTCCCGGCAGCGAGCAAGTTTTCCAAACTATCAAGCGTGACGGCCAAATGCAGCGCCTCGAAAAAATCGGCGCTACCGTACTCGCAAACGCGTGCGGGCCGTGCATCGGACAATGGAAGCGTGATGACATTAGCGGGGATGAAGTCAATTCCATCATTTCATCCTACAACCGCAACTTCCCGGGACGTAACGACGGATCTCCAAATACGCTCTCGTTTCTCACAAGCCCCGAAATTACGGTTGCCTATGCTCTGGCCGGTACGCTTGACTTTGATCCTATGAGCGACGTCGTGCCCGGTTTGGGAGTGAAACTCGCACCGCCGTCTCCTGCTCCTGAACTCCCGCCGTCCGGATACATCAAGGATACCGAAGGCTATCTCGCTCCGGCCACCGGCAATGTCGAAGTCATCGTTGACCCGAAATCCGAACGGTTGCAAGTGCTCACTCCCTTCGAACCGTGGAACGGCAAAGATTACCTCGACCTCCCGTTGCTGTTGAAAGCCAAAGGGAAATGCACTACCGACCACATTTCCCCGGCCGGAAAGTGGCTCAAGTTTCGCGGCCACCTCGATAATATTTCCAACAACATGTTCAGCGGCGCCATCAATGCATTTGACGGCGAACGCGGAGTGATTACACACCCGCTCACTGGTGCAAAAAAAGTTGAAGTCTCGAAAGCCGCGCGAGATATCAAAGCCGCCGGCTCAAAATGGATTGTCGTCGGAGACGAAAACTACGGTGAAGGCTCTTCACGCGAGCATGCCGCTATGTCGCCGCGCCTGCTCGGTTGCGCCGCAGTCATTACCAGAAGCTTCGCCCGTATCCATCAGTCGAATCTGAAGAAACAGGGCATCCTGCCGCTCACCTTCCAAAATCCCGCCGACTACGACAAAATTCAGGAAGGCGACAAGCTCTCTTTGCTCGACTTGGCCAACCTCGCTCCCGGTAAGCCAGTCAAACTCGTGGTCAAGCACGGCAACGGCACAAGCGATGAGATGATGCTCGACCACACGCTGAACAGCGAACAGATTGCCTGGTTCCGTGCAGGAAGTGCGTTAAATCTTCTGCGAGACAAGGCGAAATGA
- a CDS encoding patatin-like phospholipase family protein: protein MRFCRSLCASICFGLLFCSVALAAEPNQFALALSGGGARGFAHIGVLKALEEEGIVPDMIFGSSIGAIIGGLYCAGYTPDELRVIAAEIDWGQLFLDSPQRRNLVLAQKENSGKAIVTLRFRGWSPEVPMAVTSGQKLYDLLFDLEQRAPYHVWNSFDDLPICFRTVASDLTYGKPVIFRSGSLAEAMRASSSFPLVYVPYPLGDKRLVDGGVTENIPVELARKEGSKFVVAVDLTGDINPRERMDQPWELVDRVTSVLQLDQNARSLANADAVIVPEVGLHSSTDFTGVDSLIQAGYIATKEIADQLRYLMNEHGITPRPRFAANRHGLSISKRTRDEFDTNFPNNGQAATRIIHDGITVFPDSVVRDVPPSDVARMYRDRGHTLARPIRLEQSIDGGLYCKWDEGVVRNINVDGVSFSKTYAVLRDFPIKTGELFESRRARRGLNQIQGSEHFELVTLSPAATDTGTSLTIRAVERPTPQIRLGAGYSSERKGRGFIEFVHDHLGPYGGRLMLFGKYGEQDEEVRVTRRFDRVLRSSFTAEWTANWVREEYRGFDTRHKPVSFFFFEKAGTEAWVGKGLRRWGELSGGAGYRDFRTGGVSVETKAHHLWIGLRSHVDTQDKYPFPTRGVMLRTRYLHNISASNGEQYNRLTATAAGYFPIQPRWTIGVRSIYAWNDFQLPLWGQYHFGGEHEMPGLHAGERFGNSKFTTQLEARFDLLSRLLADAYISTLYTVGGISQLSDPIPAADDFRHSIGARFSLSTFLGPMSLTAAEMIKSDMETGNFLLYLNLGHEF from the coding sequence ATGCGTTTTTGTCGCTCGCTGTGCGCGAGTATTTGTTTCGGTTTACTATTCTGCTCGGTGGCTCTTGCTGCTGAGCCCAATCAGTTTGCGCTCGCGCTGTCCGGCGGCGGGGCGCGAGGTTTCGCTCATATCGGTGTTCTGAAAGCTCTCGAAGAAGAGGGCATTGTCCCTGACATGATCTTCGGCTCGTCCATCGGCGCTATCATCGGCGGTCTCTATTGCGCCGGATACACCCCTGATGAATTGCGCGTTATCGCCGCCGAAATTGACTGGGGACAACTCTTTCTCGACAGCCCGCAAAGACGAAATCTCGTCCTCGCGCAAAAAGAAAACTCCGGTAAGGCCATTGTCACTCTCCGCTTCCGCGGATGGTCTCCCGAAGTCCCGATGGCAGTCACCTCCGGTCAAAAACTCTATGACCTGCTCTTCGACCTCGAACAGCGCGCTCCCTATCATGTCTGGAATAGCTTCGACGACCTGCCCATTTGCTTCCGTACCGTCGCCTCCGACCTCACCTACGGCAAACCAGTCATCTTTCGCAGCGGAAGTCTTGCCGAAGCCATGCGCGCTTCATCATCCTTCCCACTCGTTTACGTCCCCTATCCCCTCGGTGACAAACGTCTTGTTGACGGCGGAGTCACGGAAAACATTCCCGTCGAACTTGCCCGCAAGGAAGGCAGCAAATTCGTCGTTGCCGTTGACCTGACCGGTGATATCAATCCCCGCGAGCGCATGGACCAACCGTGGGAACTCGTGGACAGAGTGACTTCCGTTCTCCAACTCGACCAGAATGCACGCTCCCTCGCCAATGCCGATGCCGTTATCGTCCCTGAAGTCGGTCTGCACTCCTCGACGGACTTCACCGGTGTTGACAGCCTCATTCAAGCCGGCTACATCGCGACCAAGGAAATCGCCGACCAGCTCCGTTACCTCATGAATGAGCACGGCATCACGCCGCGCCCGCGTTTTGCTGCAAATCGCCACGGCCTCTCAATCTCCAAACGAACCCGCGACGAGTTTGACACCAACTTCCCCAATAACGGCCAAGCCGCAACTCGAATCATCCACGACGGTATCACAGTCTTTCCCGATTCAGTCGTGCGGGACGTTCCTCCCTCTGACGTCGCGCGAATGTACAGAGACCGCGGCCATACTCTCGCCCGCCCCATTCGCCTCGAGCAAAGCATCGACGGCGGGCTCTATTGCAAGTGGGATGAAGGGGTCGTTCGAAATATCAATGTGGACGGAGTCTCCTTCAGCAAAACCTACGCTGTCCTTCGCGACTTTCCGATAAAAACCGGGGAGCTCTTTGAGTCTCGCCGTGCGCGGCGGGGTCTCAATCAAATCCAGGGAAGCGAACACTTCGAACTGGTGACGCTCTCGCCCGCCGCTACCGACACTGGAACATCTCTGACAATTCGCGCTGTCGAACGGCCAACTCCGCAAATCCGTCTCGGTGCCGGCTATTCAAGTGAACGAAAGGGAAGAGGATTCATCGAATTCGTGCATGACCATCTCGGTCCATACGGCGGACGACTCATGCTGTTCGGCAAATACGGTGAACAGGATGAAGAAGTGCGCGTTACCCGCCGCTTCGACCGTGTGCTTCGCTCGAGCTTCACCGCCGAGTGGACGGCCAACTGGGTACGGGAAGAGTACCGCGGCTTCGACACGCGCCATAAGCCCGTCTCATTCTTCTTCTTCGAGAAAGCTGGCACCGAAGCCTGGGTTGGAAAAGGTCTCAGACGCTGGGGGGAACTCAGTGGAGGGGCCGGCTATCGCGATTTTCGTACCGGCGGAGTATCGGTCGAAACTAAGGCGCACCACCTTTGGATTGGTCTCAGGTCGCACGTGGATACTCAAGATAAATACCCGTTCCCGACGCGCGGCGTCATGCTCCGCACACGTTATCTGCACAATATCAGCGCATCGAACGGCGAACAGTACAATCGCCTGACTGCCACTGCCGCTGGGTACTTCCCGATTCAACCGCGCTGGACAATCGGTGTGCGCTCAATTTACGCGTGGAACGACTTTCAACTTCCGCTCTGGGGACAATACCACTTCGGCGGAGAACATGAAATGCCCGGTTTACATGCCGGTGAACGATTCGGTAACTCCAAATTTACGACTCAGCTTGAAGCTCGCTTTGACTTGCTGTCAAGACTGCTCGCTGATGCGTACATTTCCACCCTCTACACCGTCGGCGGAATTTCGCAGCTCTCCGACCCCATTCCTGCCGCCGATGACTTCAGACACAGTATCGGCGCGCGTTTCTCTCTCTCTACCTTCCTCGGTCCAATGTCCCTCACCGCTGCCGAAATGATTAAGAGCGACATGGAAACCGGCAACTTCCTGCTCTATCTGAATCTCGGACACGAGTTCTGA
- a CDS encoding GTPase, giving the protein MKRIKTIIQGAAGRDFHNFNTIYRDNETYDVVAFTAAQIPGIDDRTYPAVLAGKLYPKGIPIHAEKDLEKLIEKHQIDEVVYSYSDVKHEYVMHWASRILACGANFKLVGGRETMIKSTKPVVAVCAVRTGAGKSQTTRKVAEILKAAGKKVVAVRHPMPYGDLSMQIVQRFGAISDLKKHKCTIEEMEEYEPHIARGQVIYAGVDYEKILREAEKEADVVLWDGGNNDLPFFKPDIYITVADPLRAGNEMSYYPGETNFRMADIIVINKVDSASLEQMQQLRLSIEKHNPKAMVIDAASPIKVEKPELIRGKRVLVIEDGPTCTHGEMKYGAGVVAAKKYGAAEMVDPRPYAVGSIAETFKIYPEIGSLLPAMGYGDKQMKDLEATITKAKVDSVIVATPIDLARVIKITKPAVRVMYDLQEIGTPTLEDALAPLLTAKRKK; this is encoded by the coding sequence ATGAAACGAATCAAAACCATCATCCAAGGCGCTGCCGGCCGTGACTTCCACAACTTCAACACAATTTATCGTGATAACGAAACTTATGACGTTGTGGCCTTCACGGCCGCTCAAATTCCCGGTATTGACGACCGAACCTATCCGGCAGTACTTGCCGGAAAACTCTATCCCAAGGGGATTCCCATTCACGCCGAAAAGGACCTCGAAAAGTTAATCGAGAAGCATCAGATTGACGAGGTCGTCTATTCATACAGTGATGTCAAGCACGAATATGTCATGCATTGGGCGTCGCGCATACTCGCGTGCGGAGCCAATTTCAAATTGGTCGGCGGCCGTGAGACCATGATTAAGTCTACGAAACCCGTCGTTGCCGTCTGTGCCGTGCGAACCGGTGCGGGCAAATCGCAAACCACGCGCAAAGTTGCGGAGATTCTCAAGGCGGCGGGGAAAAAGGTCGTTGCTGTGCGTCACCCCATGCCCTACGGAGATTTGTCAATGCAAATCGTACAGCGCTTCGGAGCCATTTCCGACCTCAAGAAGCACAAGTGCACGATTGAGGAAATGGAGGAATACGAACCGCATATTGCGCGCGGACAAGTGATTTACGCGGGCGTGGACTACGAAAAGATTCTGCGCGAAGCGGAAAAAGAGGCCGATGTCGTCTTGTGGGACGGAGGAAACAACGATCTGCCATTCTTCAAGCCGGATATCTATATAACTGTCGCCGATCCGCTGCGTGCAGGAAATGAAATGTCCTACTATCCCGGCGAAACCAATTTCCGCATGGCGGACATCATTGTCATCAACAAGGTCGACAGCGCTTCGCTTGAGCAGATGCAGCAGTTGCGTCTTTCCATCGAAAAGCACAATCCCAAAGCAATGGTGATTGATGCGGCATCGCCCATCAAGGTGGAAAAGCCCGAGCTGATTCGAGGCAAGCGCGTTCTTGTCATCGAAGACGGACCGACCTGCACCCACGGAGAAATGAAGTACGGTGCGGGTGTCGTTGCCGCGAAGAAATACGGTGCCGCCGAAATGGTGGATCCCCGGCCCTACGCAGTCGGTTCAATCGCGGAAACTTTCAAAATCTATCCGGAAATCGGTTCGCTTTTGCCGGCAATGGGATATGGTGACAAGCAAATGAAGGACCTCGAAGCCACAATCACCAAGGCTAAAGTTGACTCCGTCATCGTTGCCACGCCGATTGATCTCGCTCGCGTGATCAAAATTACCAAACCCGCCGTACGAGTCATGTATGATCTGCAGGAAATCGGCACGCCGACCCTTGAAGACGCACTTGCCCCGCTGTTGACGGCAAAGCGCAAGAAGTAA
- a CDS encoding tetratricopeptide repeat protein: protein MKTLPIIIYVGTALFLLACSRVESERIPISTKSAESRALFWEGMSLCERFHLDAAREKMLAAIELDSEFALGYLGLAMCELNHGAQAATLQQADELSRPVASKVAPSIILGINVLEDRNEELIGHAGKLMNKVSPGERLWISGTRCLLESNLDGAAANFEKLASMYPNDPLAHKLLGDCYLRFEDASKAVPAYQRALTLDSTRVCIYNTLGYEYQLLGETAKAEEMFRLYAHYLPNEPNPLDSYGEFLLRNGRYEESLEQYRRALEIDSHFMNARVGVATNLIMLRRHEDARREIRQQMLVSQSTAELDALLLMSALSFLYQGQPAQCLEELNVRAQYLNAATDPVTVAQNLNIRGEVLSLMGRYDEAEREFLQSTELLRRSKLPNTLKENNNLHHEIRLALYVDVPQGNFAAAERKLNNVDVICSVLPVSLNRSKLETMLHALRGAIALGKKDYQFALQEFSLGNRNSAATAYFEGIAYEGMEENEKASECFKSALQIRRLFDLPHALVYNNAKAALERLSRPVA, encoded by the coding sequence ATGAAAACTCTCCCTATCATAATATACGTCGGGACGGCTCTCTTTTTGCTGGCATGCTCACGAGTTGAATCTGAAAGGATCCCGATTTCGACCAAGTCAGCTGAGTCCCGCGCACTCTTTTGGGAAGGCATGTCGTTATGCGAGCGCTTTCATCTCGATGCGGCACGAGAGAAGATGTTAGCGGCGATAGAATTGGATTCAGAGTTCGCACTCGGATATCTTGGATTGGCGATGTGCGAGTTGAATCACGGTGCTCAAGCGGCGACGCTGCAGCAAGCGGATGAACTCTCAAGACCGGTGGCCAGCAAGGTGGCTCCAAGCATCATCCTCGGCATAAACGTGCTTGAGGACCGCAATGAGGAGCTTATCGGTCATGCAGGCAAGTTGATGAATAAGGTCTCTCCCGGCGAAAGATTGTGGATAAGCGGGACCCGCTGCCTGCTCGAAAGCAATCTGGACGGCGCAGCGGCTAACTTTGAGAAGCTTGCAAGCATGTACCCGAATGACCCGCTTGCGCATAAGCTTCTTGGAGACTGCTATCTTCGCTTTGAAGACGCTTCGAAGGCGGTGCCTGCATATCAAAGGGCGCTGACGCTTGATTCGACCCGCGTGTGCATCTATAATACGCTTGGGTATGAGTATCAACTTTTGGGTGAAACAGCCAAGGCGGAAGAGATGTTCCGGTTGTATGCGCACTATCTTCCGAACGAGCCAAATCCGCTGGACTCCTACGGCGAGTTCTTGCTCAGAAACGGACGATATGAGGAGTCGCTTGAGCAATACCGACGAGCGCTAGAAATCGACAGTCACTTTATGAACGCACGTGTTGGAGTCGCCACGAATCTCATCATGCTCAGACGACACGAAGACGCCCGACGCGAGATTCGGCAGCAGATGCTCGTTTCACAATCCACAGCCGAGTTGGACGCGCTGCTCTTGATGAGCGCGCTGTCTTTTCTTTACCAGGGGCAACCGGCGCAATGCCTTGAGGAATTGAACGTGCGCGCACAATATCTGAATGCGGCGACGGATCCGGTAACAGTTGCGCAGAACTTGAACATACGGGGCGAGGTCTTAAGTTTGATGGGGCGCTATGACGAGGCTGAGCGAGAATTCCTGCAGTCAACCGAGCTCTTGCGAAGATCCAAACTGCCAAACACGCTGAAGGAGAACAACAATCTTCATCATGAGATCAGGCTGGCACTGTATGTGGATGTACCCCAAGGGAATTTTGCCGCGGCCGAGCGGAAACTGAATAATGTGGATGTTATCTGCAGCGTACTGCCGGTCAGCTTGAACCGCTCCAAGTTAGAGACAATGCTGCACGCGCTGCGCGGCGCGATCGCTTTGGGAAAGAAGGACTACCAGTTTGCACTGCAGGAGTTCAGCCTCGGCAATCGAAATTCGGCGGCAACAGCCTATTTCGAAGGGATTGCGTACGAGGGGATGGAGGAGAACGAGAAGGCAAGTGAATGTTTCAAGTCCGCTTTGCAGATACGACGGCTGTTTGACCTGCCGCATGCGCTCGTGTATAACAATGCCAAAGCGGCGCTGGAGCGACTCTCAAGGCCTGTAGCATAA